Part of the Siniperca chuatsi isolate FFG_IHB_CAS linkage group LG6, ASM2008510v1, whole genome shotgun sequence genome, CGATATCAAGCAGCACATTTTTCACTGCAGATTCTACAAGTAGACACTGTGACACAAATCTGTCATATGCAATACTTTTCTGactcaacaataaaaacatgtcttAGCAATAAGGAGTATCCTCTGCATTGTCAAATCCGATGACTTGAGGTTTGACACATTTTGTTCCAGATTCAGAACCTGACTCTTTAATcctcctgcttcttcttcttgcccTGTGGTGAGGTATTGTTGGTTTGAGAGAAGTGCTCAGACATGGCAGCAAGCGCCCGGTAGCGGTGAGAGATAGAATTCTTCACTTGTTTGGGCAGTTCAGCATAGCTGCAGATGAGAGGGAAGTATTTAATAGTCagcatgcatgtttgtttttatgcataGCTCAGTAGTGATAAGTAATGTCTAATGCACAGCATAAGGTGAAAGGGATCATCACAAGGATGAATTTTGTTGTATGAACTAATCCGCAACTCATTTCCAAACTGAAAGTTAAGTGTGTTAACATCTGGCTCCCCCTTGTGGTATGAACAAGAAATTTCAAGCAGTCCTTGCTTACGTTTTGTCATATCCGTCTGGCTGGAAACAGGGATCCCATCCAAAGTCTCGAGGTCCCCTGGGTTCCACAATGAGTCCCTGAAAATAGCAAGATATAAGAgtgaatagaaaataaaaaacacacacacacatagcaagCACACCGAAGAAGTTTGAGAGAGATTCTGACCTCTGTTTTCCCTCTGAAGAGCTGTACTGGTTCATCTTTCCcagcagagaaagcaaaagTGCAGAGAGCCCAcgctgatttatcttcaaacccAGCTAGGAGTTTGTACAAGCCTACAACAGAACATTTAACAAGGGTTAGAGATGCTGGACAGCTCACATCACCTTTTCTATCCAGCTCTAAATATCTCAGCAGTGTTTCATCTATTACCATACTTACCCTCTGGCTTGAGTTTATCCAGGAACCATTTTCTACAAAAAGTAGAAACGTTTAGTTGTAATTATGACTGTTCATTACTGctattaaagattaaaaatggGATGTGACAGTTATGATACTAACATGTAAGGACCAGGCAGGCCTCCCAAAGCCTTGAAACACAGACAGGTGTCCTCCACTATGACTGGCCCATCAATctgaagatgaaaaacaaacaatacatcAATCATTCAACAGACATGTAAGAATATTTACTTACATGACTGTAGCTATAGTTACTGTACCTGCCGTGCTGCCTCCTTACACTTCTGTATGGAAATCTCATCTGGCTCTCCTTGGTATTCAGgcactgaataaataaataaatacttggGGGAGCAATgattacataaaaatatatgttcTACTGGTGGTCTCTCTTTTCATACTTACAGTCAATCTTTTTTGACACTAGTTTGTAGGGAAACTTGTCTCCCAGGATCTGAATGACCTGATGGATGTGACCAAACATAGAGTAAAGCATAAATCTAGcaggattgattttttttgtcaaatgaaaCAAGATAGTTCTGGAATAAATTACAGCTCGTGCTCACTGCCTATATTTAGCAAGCATAGCCTGGAACAGCATAAAGGCAATAAGTGTACAAGTACCCTGTCTGAAACGGTTTAGACAGGCCAGCATACCATCAGTCTCAGGCATGAAATGTTTGACTCTTACTTCTTCGAGTTTTTTTGCGTTTCCAGTCACGAAGACCACAGACCTTCCTGCAGGCACAGCCATGATGAATGACACCCGCCGGAATACTAACAATATCGGACCGAACACTTCCGGCTCAACAACGGTCAATAAAATCAGCTCTGAGAGCCTCAGCGAATCACTGGGCAGTGTGTAGCTCCGCCTTACAAACACCCTCCAATCAGCGAGCGGTCCTGCCAGCAATGTCGTCCGGCTTGACAAGTCAGTGCAAGTTGCCATGTGGGGAAGTGGCTGTAAACAGACTCTGTCACGGTAAGCTGAAACGTTTTTGGCTCTTGTAACCACTGCAGCCGAGAATGAGTCTTTTACCTCGCACTGCCGAGGAGTTCAGCTCCGCAGAATACTGGGAGAGGTTTTTTAAGAAGCGCGGAGAGAAGGCTTTCGAGTGGTATGGAGATTACAACAAACTCTGCGGCGTGCTGCATAAATACATCAAAGTCCAAGATAAGGTGAGATGACTTGTTGAGAAGTGTCACATAAATGAAGTggagtataaaatggaaatactcaagtacaagtacctcaaaactgtacctACAGTACTTAGTGCTTAGTtcctttccaccactgccaatgactataactgattaattaacagtgttttgtatttctgtcctTCAGGTGTTGGTGCTCGGTTGTGGTAACTCTGAGCTGAGTGAACAGCTGTATGATGTTGGCTACAAACATCTAACTAATATTGACATCAGTGAGACAGTGGTGATCCATATGAACCAGCGAAATGCTGAGCGCCGGCCAGGCCTGACCTTCCAGCAGGTGGATGCTACACAAACTCCATATGAGGATGCCAGCTACCAGGCTGCTCTGGACAAGGGCACGCTGGATGCCATGGCATCAGAAAAAGAAGGAGCACTGGCCAGGAACATGCTCACTGAGGTGAGAAACCAATGGGTCAGGGTGTGCACGGACCATATGCTTTTTCCTCAATCGGTAGACTCATCAACATATGTCTCTGCATTCGTCACAGCAGTTTTCTTGTGTCTGCAGGTGGGCCGTGTGCTAAGTGTCGGCGGCCGGTATGTCTGTGTGACGTTGGCTCAGGAGAGTGTGATCAAGTTGGCTGTGGAGCAGTTTGTTCAGCTGGGGTGGGCGGTGAGGCTCCACTGCCTGCAGGAGGAAAGTGGGAACGAAGAGGACTCCTTTGCTCTGCCTGTCTTTGTTCTGGTCTGCACCAAGTTTCGTCAGCCTATGCCCACGCCTATTCTGGAAATGTGTCTTGGGGAAGATGGAGCCCCTACTCGTCTCACACAGGTAGCAGAGTTGCTGTCGGCTGTGAGGGAGCGTCAGGCTTACTCTGTCTTGAAAAAGAGGCTCCGTACAGGCACAGATGCCACCTCGAACgtctccctcactctctgccACGCCAAGACTGGCCTTCCCAGATACACTCTCACTGTACAAGATTGTCCCCCAGGTGCCAAGGTGCCAAGATCAAACCAGTTTGCTATTTTTATTGGTGAGCTGTCCTTTTATCAGTCATGTTTCTGCCTTCCTATGTAAGTCACACTGGTtgtattttgttcttctttgatttatttttttccctttgcttGTCCTGTCAGTGCCTCAAGGCAGTGAGACAGCTTGGCTCTACAGCTCCGGTGAGGGGCGAAGGCAGTTGGCAGCCAGTGCTAACTTTCGGCGCCTGGTTATTGTGGCAATGCACAGGAATCAGGAGTACACAGACATGCAGGCTGTCCAGTCCGAACTCTCACCAATGGTGATGGACCTGGCTCCACCAGGTATGCCAGCCAACCAGCAGGTAAGCCCACACAAATATTCCTTTTTAGAAATGCTCTTTtgtgcaataaaacattttatgtcaCAAAAAAGTGCATCAgtgtattaatgtattaattattaattaatttgagcTCTCTGTCCCCAATCAGGTGCCGTTTCTGTCAGTTGGAGGTGACCTGGGTTGGCGAGAGGAGGTCAGCAGGGGTGTGAGTGAGCTGAGCGGCGAGTACTGTGTGGAGAATGTGAAAGGAGAAGACGGAGAAGTGTATCGAAGACTTGTTTTCCTGTCTAATGCTGCCCTCGTCCAATCAGAGAGCCGTCTTGTCCCTTCAAATATTGGTCAGTTCTTTTTCCTTGTTGACTGTAATTTCTtatgctctctttttctttatgataaataatatattaagcAATACCAACAGTGCACATACATGTTAAATTAGATGAACAGGCACCTATCAaacaaatatcaacaaaaaaagaaaattaaacagaaaaaaactataaaaggggaaacaatgaaacaaacaataaaaggtACAAATATTACAatagttttatatacagtataaagtattaTCATAGTTTAGTAGATGTAGATttgtgaaatgaatgaatatttatgcCCCTGCAGCATCAAgtcacaagaagaaaaacaaaaagaaggtcAAGCCAGCAGCTGCTCCAACAACATCCTCAGCCTCTCTGTCAGTAGACAGTGGCTTCCTCTGCTGCGCTCACCATGAAGTCATGGTGGCTGGCCTTGCCATGCTTGGGGTGGGCACACCACAGAACAAAGGTCAGTACACACCTGTTCCAGCGTCTTGCATAAAATATCACACTTGATTGAGCTTTACCTGTGACTTTCTCATCCCCTCTATCTTCCTTCTTAGATGTCCCAGTGTCAGTGCTCCTGGTGGGGCTTGGTGGAGGAGGCCTGCCTCAGTTTCTACGGGACTTTGTGCCCGATGTTACTGTGGAGGTTGTAGAACTAGACCCTGTTGTGATGGAAGTGGCGAAGGAATGGTTCGGGTTCCGACCAGATGATCGTTTGACTGTCACTCTTGGGGACGGCCTTGAACGCATCTGTGCCCTGGAGAAAGAAGGTTAGTGAAGGAAGAGTCGAAGAGAGGGCAGTAAGGCTACACCAGTGAATATATTAACAGTACCAGGAAGTGACAATGGcaattttctttcctctgtagGTGGTCGTTTGTTTGATGTCATCATGTTCGATGTCGACAATAAAGATAGTACTGTGGGTATGAgctgtcctcctgctgccttTGTAGAAACCTCCATCCTGCAGAAAGTCTGCAGCCTTCTAACCCCCAGAGGTACagtatttttaacaatttatttcTCTCCATCCAACACTGTTAATAAACAACTTACTGTTTAATGGTCTCATTACACggttaaaatatttaatcataGTTGTGTGTTTCATCTACATGaaatcctctctcctctttctatctctccctGCCACTGGACCAGGTGTATTCGTACTGAACCTTGTGTGTCGTGACTCACTCTTGAGGAAAAGCGTGTTGGAGCGTGTGAGCGGCGTGTTTCCCACCATCCTCTCTAGAAAGATTGAAGGGGAGGTCAACGAAGTCCTTCTGTGCTCTTGTGGAGAAGATGAGACGTCGGACGCTGCTCTCATCCTTCCGTCCCTGAACCAAGCAGCCAAGAGTCTGCAGAGCGTGCTGTACTCTAACAGGactggaaacagcagcagcccTCATATAGACATTGTAGAGCTGTTAAAAGACCTTAAAGTAGAgtaaagtttgtttgtgtgtgtgtgtgtgtggggatttatgtgttgagtgtgtgttatgtgtttattgtttgagACAGTATGGTGAAATATGAGAGTAAGTGTTTTGACTTTCCCTTGCAATGCTATGTAATGAAAAGTATTATGATGTATAACATATACAATCACAAGTAAAGAACATTTTATCTTTACATCTTAATGTGGTGGAAATTAATTCCCTGTGCTGTTAGATATTTGAACGTGGGTTACTGTTAACTGCATTATTTCACCATTTAAATGTAGCCTTCAGTTTCTATTTGACTTGCTTCGGGTTTCCAGTGTACTACACGGTGCACACTCCCTCATTGCCAAAGAATGCAGCAGTGTTATTTACAGTAGATGAATCTTGTTGCAGTATTTGTAGGGCTGCAGCGGAGCCCTACCCAGTGTGGGTAGGTTTCAAATAGCTGGCGGTTAGAGGAGTGAATGCTTGCTTGGTGTGTGATATGTCAGGGTACTTTCATAATGGGTCGCGAAGTTTGTCTATCTTTTCCATAAGGGGGTTGCCGAGTTAATGTGCTGATTACCGCGCATGCGCACAAAACTTGATTCCGTTAGCTGtcagaggaggaggttttcctCTTGTCCATGGACCAGACTCAGCGCAGCGACCAGCGGCTAGCTTCTTAAATGTATTCAGAGtgtaaggaaaacaaaacactacGAACTTTTGGTGTTTTAAAACAACAAGAATGTCTATAGCGAGCTGTTTTCGAAGACTTGAGGTTTGTGAGAACTTGGACACTATAGTCTTTACCAGGCGCACTAACGGTAACGTAAGTTACTAACGGCTGTTAAAGTGGCGGACCTTTAAAAGGTGGCACCGTCCTTCAAGAAGagtaattatttttagtttttgtacatATCCGTAATGAAAATAGTATAACTGTAAGTAACCATGAACTATGGTATCTACTCTATCGACTAATGTAGCCTAGAGCCGGAGTAGCACAGGATTTAAAGGAGCTGGACAGGTAGCCCGGTTGCTCCGTTGCGATGGGCAACCGCGGGATGGAGGATCTGATCCCGCTGGTCAACCGCCTACAAAATGCCCTGGGCAGCGTGGGACAGAGCTGCAGCCTCCACCTGCCGCAGATCGCTGTGGTGGGCGGCCAGAGCTCAGGCAAGAGCTCCGTCCTGGAAAACTTTGTGGGCAGGTAAGCCCCTCACAGTGAACTGTGAATGTACTGTAGCCTACAGCAGTGGACATTATCAACTTACACAGTCCCTTTTAACTGCACTTACTCTAGGTGGAtaagatttatatatatatatatatatatatatatatatatatatatatatatatatatatatatatatatatatataataaagcaCACCTTATCTAGGGGTTATAGATGGTTAGTAATgtcttattaatattaataaataatttagcGATGAGAACAGCTTGGTTTTCCAGGTTGGAAATAATCCCTTTGACTGttacctgtcctggaccacaatccataaacaacaaacaacgtATATAACATGGCtagaaacagtttttattaatgGGTtacaacatttataactgcattattaccaaatacaaataattaacACCTGCCATCAGTATTGTTCACAACCTGGCaatccaaaaaatgttttcattaaagacTTATAACTAATCTTGAAAACAGTAGTACATTATTTactaaccattaataaagccattagttacaccCATAAATTACAAAGACTGTATGTTAAGTACTGTATATGTCTTTATATACACTCTGGTTAAAACTTACAAACCCTTTCTTCTTCACCCTAAATGACCTATTAAAAAGTATTATGTAATTTGACCTGGCTAATTCTAATAAAATCCTTTAAAACGTATGAATTACTATCagtccaaataaagtgttactgtgCTATTTGCTTGTATTGCTAAAAGTAAAGCCATGGCAACTGTGATTCAGGGGCTGGGACATGCTTAATACACAAGGATCAGTGTTCCACTGAATTGAAACCAGGACTTCAGGCAACTACTGTAAACAATTAGACGCACTGTTAAAATCTCTGTGTCCACCCAGCACTAGTGATAGGGCTAGAGTTGCCAGTCTGAAGTGGTGGATGCCGGAGGTGGCAGTGTCTGTATGACAGTAGCCAGTACAGCACCTTATCTCAGTGACGGACTGCGTTGGTGTCGATGATCGGGAGGAGATTAACGTTGCTCCTGAGTAATGGCatcagcatttttttaattatcctACAAGTCCTTTAGTCACCCAAAACTGAGCTGAACAGAGGTTTGTTGAATTCACTTCATTTTAGTCTGACCTTTAGCTTATTTCAAGGGCCTTAAAATAATGTGCCCTACTCATGAATAGCAGGGTTGTTTGTATAAAGTTTAAATGCAATTGAGACAGTTTTGTTTGTGATGAGGAGAGTAAGTACTTCCATCCTGTCAGAAAATAATGCTGGTGAGTAAGTCAGTAGTTTCGTAGTTTCAGCACAGTGGAGCTCTGTTAACTAAAGGAGACGTATGAATTGTCCACAGCAGTAGGCCATCCAGGTCAGAATGTGTGGCGTGTAACTATCGAAGGCTGTTAATGCTTGCTTTCCTGAGTGtgtattgatattttatcaCACACCTCAGTTCTTTGTCTCATGACTATGTTATAACACCCCTTTTGTGGGGGACTGGTAGCCATCTGGGACAGGATGCAGTAAAACAAACTTCCTGAATCTGGTTTTAATAGGAAAGAGAAGGATTATTTTTTACCCTGTCTATCCTGTTTCCTTATAGTTAACAGTACGTTTAGCTTTAAGTCTTTCTAAATCTGGTAGGGCTCATCATATGGCAAAGATTTTCTCTGCCTTCCTTATCAAGTTGCTGATATTCTCAATAGTATGGcaactaaaataaaactaatgtaCAGCTGACTGTTAGTGCTCACAATGCTTTACTAGGCATTATTAGCAAGTTATGTGTAGTTTTAGTGTAATGGTCTTATCTGTGCatgtacaatatgtgtgtgtcaagCTAATGTTTCAGACTAAGATGCAAGTTTGCATTGACATCAAATGCAGCGGCAGTGTGTGTATATCCTTCTCCAATTCAGTCTTTCTTCTCCAACAGAGACTTCCTTCCACGGGGTTCAGGAATTGTCACTCGCAGACCTTTAATCCTCCAGCTGCTTAGTGCTAACACAGGTAGGTAAGACACACTCATATTCACTCATGCAGCTTGTGCATTGTCATTCTTAAGCTTGTGTTTAAAGCGGCCACCAGATGGCAGTATGATATTTTATAATGGCTGAGCCTGACTGGTGGGACAGTGCTGGAATTGTCATCTTATGGTCAGAACATTTAGATTGTGTCCTGTATTTTTTAGCCCTCAAACAATCTTAAATGGCTTTTAGAAACTTGCCGGAAGAGTACaattacaaataaacttgacttaaTTACAATAGCATTTATGTTTCCTTCTATATTATACTGTGCCCTTGTGGCCTGACTCACAAATTTTGATGCACTGGATGAGTTTGATATTCCAAAGATCCTCCAAAATTATGATCACATTATGAATctatcattgtttttttttttctttccagagTACGGTGAATTTCTCCATTGTAAGGGAAAGAAGTTCACAGACTTTGATGAGATCCGCAAGGAGATCGAGGCAGAGACACGCAGACTCACAGGATCCAATAAAGGCATCTCTCCTGTCCCCATCAACCTACGGATTTATTCACCACACGGTAACACAGTGTGTATTTGGGTGTGTTTGACATGACATATCCATTCACGCAAAGTTTATTTCTCTGATGAATGGACCTGTGTGCTTATTTGtactctgcgtgtgtgtgtttgcagtgttgaACCTGACTCTTGTGGACCTGCCTGGCATCACCAAGGTGCCTGTAGGCGACCAGCCAACAGACATAGAGTACCAGATACGAGACATGATCATGCAGTTCATCTGTAAGGAAAACTGTCTCATCCTGGCTGTCACGCCAGCCAACACTGACCTGGCCAACTCTGATGCACTCAAACTGGCCAAAGATGTTGACCCACATGGTAAGCTACATGTGTGGTGGGCTTGTATAGTCTGTGGGGTTTTATTATGTACTCAGAAAATGGCTCTACACCCTGATGTCTTTATGGGGATTAATTATCACATTATTATAATGAAAGTGTTTATGTCTAAAAGGTTGAAGGGGTTGTCATATATTATTCATACTTCCACAGAATTTGAAATCATATTTGGAGGCTATAAAATTTCCtctatttttcatctttctttcagGCCAGCGTACAATTGGTGTAATTACTAAGCTGGACCTGATGGATGAAGGAACAGATGCCCGGGAAATACTAGAGAACAGGTTGCTTCCACTACGCAGAGGTGTGCTGCTTGTGTctgtgggcatgtgtgtgtgcacgtgtgcttgtgtgtgttcagccaCCTAGCAGTAAAGTAGTCACACTGCAGTGGAGGCTCTTCGGAGAGGACTGACATTATGATTGTGTCTGTTATCAGCAGCCAGAGGCTTGGTCTCGGTCCAGCTCTCATtcccttctgttttttttccctctttctctccatctgactctttctttctgtctcctttgtTCACTATCTTTCTGTTTATCCATGTACAGTATCTCTTTAGCTTGTGCCATGTGTTGAAAGATGGTCTTGCACTTTGTATGACATCACAGTAGTACCACTGAGTGTGTCTGCACATTTGttcttgtgtgtatgtatacgagagaaagaaagggagacagagatgatATTAATGCCtagtaaaagtgtgtgtgtgtgtgtgtgtgtgtgagagtaagagagagagagaggcagggaaaAAAGGCAAGGCAGGGAGCTCCTGTGACAGTGTACAGACTGAGTAAAGCACCACCAGGTGCTAGCTCCTTCATGCTTGTCCTACAGTGCTAATGCATTAGCCATGGAAGCCCACTGAAATAACCGCCCTAGTCGCAGCATAGAGCTGAAGCATTAGATATGGAGTCTGGCGCTATTACATCTATTACTGTACTAAATAGGGGATTTGGCTCGCTTTATACCACATGCTCTGCTGTTGCACAAACATATTCATTTCCTGCTTGTATGCTACAGTCTAAATGGAACAAATGGTGGTCTGGGAAGAGTTCCCAAGGACACGTCAGAAAATGCAAGTTGAATCTGTCTTACATCAGAGTCCTTGATTGTTCCTTTAATCTGTTGCACATTGTCTTCTTTACAATGATCACATGCTCTTCATTTCCCTTCTCATCTCTTCCTCCCCAGGTTACATAGGGGTGGTGAACCGGAGTCAGAAGGACATTGATGGGAAAAAGGATATTAAGGCAGCTCTGCTTGCAGAGCAGAAGTTCTTCCTGTCCCATCCGGCCTACAAACACATGGCTGAAAGCATGGGCACCCCATATTTACAAAGAATGCTTAACCAGGTTAaaaatgcatgtacacacacacacgcacacacacacacccacacacacagaaagaagtAAATTTATGAATATGTATTGTTACTGATAATGTTTGTTTGCAGCAACTGACAAACCACATCCGGGACACACTGCCAGCCTTCCGTAGCCGTCTGCAGAGCCAGCTTCTGGCCTTGAACAAAGAGGCTGAAGAGTACAGACAGTACAGTCCTGATGACTCTGCACGCAGGACCAAGACACTGCTACAGTGAGTCAGTCAATCattctggatgtgtgtgtgtgtgtgtgtgtacccatttattgttattattatttatatgtcAGTGTTTCTTCTGGTCTGCATGTTTCTGTCTTCCAGGTTAGTTCAGCGCTTGGCTGTTGACTTTGAGAAGCTAATCGAGGGCTCAGGTGACAAAGTAGACACCGTTAATCTGTCAGGCGGTGCTAGGATCAACCGAATCTTCCACGAGCGCTTCCCCTATGAACTGGTgaaggtgcgtgtgtgtgattcTGTATATGATTTTTGCTTGTATTTGTGCATATGTAGTGCTTGTCATATAGTAGCTCCATGAATACTGTATGAGCATCAATAATTGTGATTCTAAATTGTAATGCTCCTCAGCCAAGTGCTCGACTCTGACTGACAATGTACTGTGTTTGTCTTCAGATTAAGTCTGATGAGAAGAAGATGCGGCGGGAGATCAACTATGCCATCAGAAACATCCATGGTGTCAGGTGTAGTATAGTGTTCTGAGAAAATACTAAATGCCTGTCAAATGCTTTTTagatcatttacattttttgtttgctgCAGCCAATcgacctttttgttttgttttgttcgtTTCCTCCATCTGCCTCTCTTTCCCTATAGGACGGGTCTGTTCACTCCTGACATGGCCTTTGAAGCCATAGTGAAGAAACAGATATCAAGTCTAAAGGGGCCGTGTATTAAATTTGTTGACATGGTCAGTCAAGAACTAATCACCACTGTGTACCA contains:
- the itpa gene encoding inosine triphosphate pyrophosphatase isoform X2 gives rise to the protein MAVPAGRSVVFVTGNAKKLEEYLFIYSVPEYQGEPDEISIQKCKEAARQIDGPVIVEDTCLCFKALGGLPGPYIKWFLDKLKPEGLYKLLAGFEDKSAWALCTFAFSAGKDEPVQLFRGKTEGLIVEPRGPRDFGWDPCFQPDGYDKTYAELPKQVKNSISHRYRALAAMSEHFSQTNNTSPQGKKKKQED
- the itpa gene encoding inosine triphosphate pyrophosphatase isoform X1; the protein is MAVPAGRSVVFVTGNAKKLEEVIQILGDKFPYKLVSKKIDLPEYQGEPDEISIQKCKEAARQIDGPVIVEDTCLCFKALGGLPGPYIKWFLDKLKPEGLYKLLAGFEDKSAWALCTFAFSAGKDEPVQLFRGKTEGLIVEPRGPRDFGWDPCFQPDGYDKTYAELPKQVKNSISHRYRALAAMSEHFSQTNNTSPQGKKKKQED
- the mettl13 gene encoding eEF1A lysine and N-terminal methyltransferase, whose protein sequence is MSLLPRTAEEFSSAEYWERFFKKRGEKAFEWYGDYNKLCGVLHKYIKVQDKVLVLGCGNSELSEQLYDVGYKHLTNIDISETVVIHMNQRNAERRPGLTFQQVDATQTPYEDASYQAALDKGTLDAMASEKEGALARNMLTEVGRVLSVGGRYVCVTLAQESVIKLAVEQFVQLGWAVRLHCLQEESGNEEDSFALPVFVLVCTKFRQPMPTPILEMCLGEDGAPTRLTQVAELLSAVRERQAYSVLKKRLRTGTDATSNVSLTLCHAKTGLPRYTLTVQDCPPGAKVPRSNQFAIFIVPQGSETAWLYSSGEGRRQLAASANFRRLVIVAMHRNQEYTDMQAVQSELSPMVMDLAPPGMPANQQVPFLSVGGDLGWREEVSRGVSELSGEYCVENVKGEDGEVYRRLVFLSNAALVQSESRLVPSNIASSHKKKNKKKVKPAAAPTTSSASLSVDSGFLCCAHHEVMVAGLAMLGVGTPQNKDVPVSVLLVGLGGGGLPQFLRDFVPDVTVEVVELDPVVMEVAKEWFGFRPDDRLTVTLGDGLERICALEKEGGRLFDVIMFDVDNKDSTVGMSCPPAAFVETSILQKVCSLLTPRGVFVLNLVCRDSLLRKSVLERVSGVFPTILSRKIEGEVNEVLLCSCGEDETSDAALILPSLNQAAKSLQSVLYSNRTGNSSSPHIDIVELLKDLKVE